One window of Candidatus Mycobacterium wuenschmannii genomic DNA carries:
- a CDS encoding class I SAM-dependent methyltransferase: MSDAAAAEFDTLAEWTAEVAGDLGREFHIPAGCRGSGSPAVLDWLLDHLELGAGESLLDCGAGVGGPAAYAAAQRDVRPVLVEPQAGGCRAARELFGFEAIQADAAKLPFEAETFDAAWALGVLCTTEEQVEMLCELRRVVRASGPIALLVLVARELSPPGEPEDSFFPTRDLFAESVQRAGLRIETCRSVGDIWEPPESWRQRVDAVEAELERRYGDQEAWQVAEQQSRRITRLLKDSEIDPQVFLLRRAA; encoded by the coding sequence ATGAGCGACGCGGCCGCTGCCGAATTCGACACCCTCGCCGAATGGACGGCCGAAGTCGCCGGTGACCTGGGTCGGGAATTCCACATCCCGGCGGGCTGCCGGGGCAGCGGGAGCCCGGCCGTCCTCGACTGGCTGCTCGACCATCTCGAGCTCGGTGCCGGGGAGTCCTTGTTGGACTGCGGTGCCGGCGTTGGTGGACCCGCCGCCTACGCGGCGGCACAACGCGACGTGCGTCCGGTTCTCGTCGAACCCCAGGCCGGTGGATGCCGCGCCGCGCGGGAGCTGTTCGGATTCGAAGCCATCCAGGCCGATGCGGCGAAGCTTCCTTTCGAGGCCGAGACATTCGATGCGGCATGGGCTTTGGGCGTGCTCTGCACGACCGAGGAACAGGTCGAGATGCTGTGTGAGTTGCGCCGCGTGGTTCGCGCCTCGGGCCCGATCGCGTTGCTGGTCCTGGTGGCCCGGGAACTGTCGCCACCGGGAGAGCCCGAAGACAGTTTCTTCCCGACCCGCGACCTGTTCGCCGAGTCGGTGCAGCGTGCCGGTCTGCGTATCGAGACGTGCCGCAGCGTCGGCGACATCTGGGAGCCGCCAGAGTCCTGGCGGCAACGCGTGGACGCCGTGGAGGCCGAGCTCGAGCGACGGTACGGTGACCAGGAGGCCTGGCAGGTCGCCGAGCAGCAATCTCGGCGAATCACGCGGCTGCTCAAGGACTCCGAGATCGATCCGCAGGTTTTCCTGCTGCGACGGGCGGCTTAA
- a CDS encoding DEAD/DEAH box helicase — protein MRAVEAPSTRALRGWQRRALVRYLSAKPRDYLLVATPGAGKTAFALRIAGELLADRTIDAITVVVPTEHLKVQWAASAAIDGIALDPNFSNSAAHTSSEYHGVVVTYAQVASHPTRHRVRTEGRRTLVIFDEIHHGGEAKSWGDALLEAFGDATRRLALTGTPFRSDDSPIPFVRYEPDAAGVLRSNADHTYGYTDALADGVVRPVVFMAYSGETRWRDSAGAEYAARLGEPLSAEHTARAWRTALDPAGEWMPAVVKAADTRLRQLRAGGVPDAGGMVIASDQKAARAYAVLLQRITGEEATVVLSDDPGASKRIAEFSRSDTRWLVAVRMVSEGVDVPRLAVGVYATSASTPLFFAQAIGRFVRSRRPGETASVFLPSVPALLLLASELEAQRNHVLGEPHRPNEMDELAEAQQRKDEPSEMDNTFESLGADAELDQVIFDGSSFGTATPAGSDEEADYLGIPGLLDAGQMRELLRRQQEEQYDRRTRDGVATAEPVTRHGQLRDLRRELNALVTAAHYRLGKPHGWIHNELRRLCGGPPVAAATSEQLAARIIAVRGLTA, from the coding sequence GTGCGGGCAGTTGAAGCGCCCAGCACCCGGGCTTTGCGGGGCTGGCAACGTCGAGCCTTGGTGCGTTATCTGAGCGCCAAACCGCGCGACTATCTGCTGGTCGCCACCCCCGGTGCGGGCAAGACCGCGTTTGCCCTCCGGATCGCCGGGGAGTTGCTGGCCGACCGCACCATCGATGCCATCACCGTCGTCGTCCCCACCGAGCACCTCAAGGTGCAGTGGGCCGCGTCGGCGGCGATCGACGGCATCGCGTTGGATCCGAACTTCAGCAACAGCGCGGCGCACACGTCGTCGGAGTATCACGGCGTCGTCGTCACCTACGCACAGGTGGCCAGCCACCCGACGAGACACCGGGTCCGTACCGAGGGCCGTCGCACGTTGGTCATCTTCGACGAGATCCACCACGGCGGTGAGGCGAAGAGCTGGGGCGACGCGCTCCTGGAAGCCTTCGGCGACGCCACCCGCCGGCTGGCGCTGACGGGTACGCCGTTTCGCAGCGACGACTCCCCGATCCCGTTCGTGCGCTACGAACCCGACGCCGCCGGGGTGCTGCGGTCGAATGCCGACCACACCTACGGCTACACCGACGCGCTCGCCGACGGCGTGGTGCGCCCGGTGGTGTTCATGGCCTACTCCGGCGAGACCCGTTGGCGCGACAGCGCCGGCGCCGAGTACGCCGCCCGACTCGGGGAGCCGCTCAGCGCCGAGCACACCGCGCGGGCCTGGCGTACCGCGCTGGACCCGGCCGGCGAGTGGATGCCGGCGGTCGTCAAGGCGGCCGACACCCGGTTGCGGCAGCTGCGGGCAGGCGGGGTGCCGGACGCCGGGGGCATGGTGATCGCCTCCGACCAGAAGGCCGCACGCGCGTATGCCGTTCTACTGCAACGCATTACCGGCGAAGAAGCCACGGTCGTGTTGTCCGATGACCCCGGGGCGTCCAAGCGGATCGCCGAGTTCTCCCGGTCCGACACGCGCTGGCTGGTTGCGGTGCGGATGGTCTCCGAGGGTGTCGACGTGCCGCGGCTGGCGGTCGGCGTCTACGCCACCAGTGCGTCGACGCCGTTGTTCTTCGCGCAGGCCATCGGCCGGTTCGTCCGGTCGCGGCGGCCCGGTGAGACCGCGAGCGTCTTCCTGCCGTCGGTGCCGGCGCTGCTACTACTGGCCAGCGAGCTCGAAGCCCAGCGCAATCACGTTCTGGGAGAACCACATCGGCCGAACGAGATGGACGAGCTCGCCGAGGCGCAGCAGCGTAAGGACGAGCCGTCCGAGATGGACAACACGTTCGAGTCGCTGGGCGCCGACGCCGAACTGGACCAGGTCATTTTCGACGGCTCGTCGTTCGGCACCGCGACGCCGGCCGGCAGCGACGAGGAGGCCGACTACCTTGGCATCCCCGGCCTACTGGACGCCGGGCAGATGCGAGAGTTGTTGCGGCGCCAGCAAGAAGAGCAGTACGACCGTCGCACCCGCGACGGCGTGGCCACCGCCGAGCCGGTCACCAGACACGGCCAGTTGCGTGACCTCCGCCGCGAACTCAACGCGTTGGTGACGGCTGCCCACTATCGACTTGGCAAGCCGCACGGCTGGATTCACAACGAGCTACGCCGACTCTGCGGCGGGCCGCCGGTCGCGGCGGCGACCAGCGAGCAGCTGGCCGCCCGCATCATCGCGGTGCGCGGGCTGACCGCCTAG
- a CDS encoding SDR family NAD(P)-dependent oxidoreductase — translation MAKWTTADIPDQTGRVAVITGSNTGLGFETAAALAAKGAHVVLAVRNLDKGKDAELLIRRQHPNADVALQELDLTSLESTRSAADQLRADHDRIDLLINNAGVMYPPKSTTKDGFELTFGTNHLGHFALTGLLLDRLLPVEGSRVVTVSSMGHRIRADIHFDDLQFERGYNRVKAYGQAKLANLMFTYELQRRLAPHKTTIATAAHPGGSNTELMRHLPGWAASAYPVLAPLFQDAAMGALPQLRAATDPTVVGGQYYGPAGFAQTRGYPKVVGSTKKSHDPEKQRKLWAVSEELTGVTFPV, via the coding sequence ATGGCCAAATGGACCACCGCCGACATTCCCGACCAAACCGGCCGCGTTGCGGTCATCACCGGATCCAACACCGGCCTCGGCTTCGAGACGGCGGCCGCGCTCGCCGCCAAGGGAGCCCATGTGGTGCTCGCGGTGCGCAACCTCGACAAGGGCAAGGACGCCGAGCTGCTGATTCGGCGGCAACACCCCAATGCCGACGTGGCCCTGCAAGAACTCGACCTGACGTCGTTAGAGTCGACCCGCTCCGCAGCGGATCAGCTGCGAGCCGACCACGACCGCATCGACCTGCTGATCAACAACGCAGGCGTGATGTACCCGCCGAAGTCGACCACCAAGGACGGTTTCGAGCTGACGTTCGGCACCAACCACCTGGGCCACTTCGCGCTCACTGGACTGCTGCTGGACAGGCTGCTTCCGGTCGAGGGGTCCCGCGTCGTGACGGTCAGCAGCATGGGCCACCGCATTCGCGCCGACATTCACTTCGACGATCTGCAGTTCGAGCGCGGCTACAACCGGGTCAAGGCCTACGGGCAGGCGAAGCTGGCCAACCTGATGTTCACCTACGAACTCCAGCGACGCCTCGCTCCGCACAAGACGACGATCGCTACGGCAGCGCATCCGGGCGGCTCGAACACCGAGTTGATGCGCCACCTACCCGGTTGGGCCGCGTCCGCATACCCCGTGCTCGCGCCGTTGTTCCAGGACGCCGCCATGGGCGCGCTGCCGCAACTGCGGGCGGCGACCGACCCGACCGTGGTCGGCGGGCAGTACTACGGTCCGGCCGGCTTCGCGCAGACGCGCGGCTATCCCAAGGTCGTGGGCTCCACCAAGAAGTCGCATGACCCGGAGAAGCAGCGCAAGCTCTGGGCGGTGTCGGAAGAACTCACCGGGGTGACGTTCCCGGTCTAA
- a CDS encoding PH domain-containing protein — translation MDMVDPAHLPSRRAPLRWAVGGVLPWLLLAAGQIVWLEFDRRMPWLHILIGVVTVLGLIVSTAVVPVWRYRVHRWELGPQAVFTRTGWLIQERRIAPISRVQTVDTYRGPVDRLFGLANVTVTTASSAGAVHIVALDIDVADHLVAQLTDIAAIGAEDAT, via the coding sequence GTGGACATGGTTGATCCCGCACATCTGCCCAGTCGACGCGCGCCGCTGCGGTGGGCGGTCGGCGGCGTCCTGCCCTGGCTGCTGCTGGCGGCGGGGCAGATCGTCTGGCTCGAGTTCGACAGGCGAATGCCGTGGCTGCACATCCTGATCGGCGTCGTGACCGTGCTGGGTCTGATCGTCTCGACGGCCGTCGTCCCGGTCTGGCGCTATCGCGTGCACCGCTGGGAACTCGGGCCGCAGGCGGTGTTCACCCGCACCGGATGGCTGATTCAGGAGCGGCGCATCGCGCCCATCTCGCGGGTGCAGACCGTCGACACCTACCGGGGCCCGGTGGACCGGCTGTTCGGTCTGGCCAATGTCACCGTCACGACGGCCTCGTCGGCCGGCGCGGTGCACATCGTGGCGCTCGACATCGACGTCGCCGACCATCTCGTCGCGCAGTTGACCGACATCGCCGCGATCGGCGCCGAGGACGCGACATGA
- a CDS encoding PH domain-containing protein gives MTWQRLSPRMLLVHPIYELARELPFLIGAIVVGTTTGNQWWAFGVLGYTLVVGVARWVTTSYRINASQLQLRTGLLQRKVLSLPLNRIRSVSSDARLLHRVMGLAVVRVSTGQQAKGESGSGVFELNAVEVGQVPRLKAILLADTTAPAEESAAAVPSDVLARWQPAWLRYSPLSVSGLLTLAAAAGLVYQYGFVGPLQHSRIVTSVLDEVQRLGTTRTVEIVAGAILVASVVLAVVRSLLTWGNLVLLRQSDVLHLRHGLLRLRERAYDMSRLRGGTLRQPLLVRMFGGARLDAVMTGVHGAGEASVLLPPCPAATAEAVLAELVGDPEVVTGPLRGHGRRAALRRWTRGLGLSVLVGVGLAAALMIGGKNTVPVWVWPAWIAVTAWCALLAVDRIGALGHRVHDGWLVMRSGSVERRRDCLATAGIISWTVRQTPFQRRAKVATLVAATAAGVKRYPLIDVPDDVAWSIAAEASPWVAESIWARS, from the coding sequence ATGACTTGGCAGCGGCTGAGTCCCAGGATGCTGCTGGTCCACCCGATCTACGAGCTGGCACGCGAGTTGCCGTTTCTGATCGGCGCCATCGTCGTTGGCACCACCACCGGCAACCAGTGGTGGGCGTTCGGCGTGCTCGGCTACACCCTGGTGGTCGGCGTGGCGCGGTGGGTGACCACCAGCTATCGCATCAACGCGAGCCAACTGCAGCTGCGGACCGGGTTACTGCAGCGCAAGGTTTTGTCGTTGCCGCTGAACAGGATTCGATCGGTGAGCAGTGACGCGCGGCTGCTCCACCGAGTGATGGGGCTGGCGGTGGTGCGGGTCAGCACCGGTCAGCAGGCCAAGGGCGAGAGCGGTTCCGGGGTTTTCGAACTGAACGCCGTCGAGGTTGGGCAGGTGCCGCGGCTGAAAGCCATTCTGCTGGCCGACACGACCGCGCCTGCCGAGGAGTCCGCCGCGGCGGTGCCCTCCGACGTACTGGCCCGCTGGCAGCCGGCCTGGCTGCGCTATTCGCCGCTGAGCGTGTCCGGACTGCTGACGCTGGCCGCTGCGGCCGGCCTGGTTTACCAATACGGATTCGTTGGGCCGCTGCAACATTCGCGCATCGTCACGTCGGTGCTGGACGAGGTGCAACGCCTCGGCACCACCCGGACCGTCGAGATCGTGGCGGGCGCGATCCTGGTCGCGTCGGTGGTGCTGGCCGTCGTGCGGTCGCTGCTCACCTGGGGCAACCTAGTGCTGCTGCGTCAGTCCGACGTCCTGCACCTGCGGCACGGACTGCTGCGGCTGCGCGAGCGCGCCTACGACATGAGCAGGTTGCGTGGCGGGACGCTGCGCCAGCCGTTGCTGGTGCGGATGTTCGGCGGCGCGCGATTGGACGCCGTGATGACCGGAGTGCACGGCGCCGGCGAGGCATCGGTCCTGCTGCCGCCGTGCCCGGCGGCGACGGCCGAGGCGGTGCTGGCCGAGTTGGTCGGCGACCCCGAGGTGGTGACAGGTCCGCTGCGGGGCCACGGTCGACGGGCCGCGCTCCGACGCTGGACGCGCGGGCTCGGCCTGTCGGTGTTGGTCGGGGTGGGCCTGGCGGCGGCGCTCATGATAGGCGGGAAAAACACTGTGCCGGTGTGGGTTTGGCCCGCGTGGATCGCCGTCACGGCGTGGTGCGCGTTGCTGGCCGTCGACCGGATCGGCGCGCTGGGCCACCGGGTTCACGACGGCTGGCTGGTGATGCGCTCGGGCAGCGTGGAGCGACGGCGTGACTGCCTCGCCACCGCGGGCATCATCAGCTGGACCGTGCGTCAGACGCCGTTCCAACGCCGGGCCAAGGTTGCGACGCTGGTGGCTGCGACGGCCGCGGGCGTCAAGCGCTACCCGCTGATCGACGTCCCGGACGACGTGGCGTGGTCGATCGCCGCCGAGGCATCGCCGTGGGTGGCCGAAAGCATCTGGGCGAGAAGCTAG
- a CDS encoding CDP-alcohol phosphatidyltransferase family protein, with product MSVLAICAGLTSIRFALEGQPYVAIALIAAAAILDGLDGRVARALDAESRMGEEIDSLADAVNFGVAPAVVLYVTMLPSQPAGWVVVMLYAVSIVLRLARFNALLDDATQPAFTKEFFVGVPAPAGAICALGPLAAKLQFGSGWWTSPWFVCAWITACSMLLVSRLPMRKMHAVSVPPNLAALLLAGLTIVAAAALLFPYILIMVIIAAYLCYIPFSVRSHHWLAAHPEAWGEKPKQRRATRRAIRRAQPNRRSVARLGLRRPTGRS from the coding sequence ATGAGCGTGCTGGCAATCTGCGCCGGGCTGACGTCGATCCGCTTCGCGCTCGAGGGCCAGCCGTACGTGGCGATCGCGCTGATCGCGGCGGCGGCAATCCTCGACGGACTCGACGGGCGCGTGGCCCGTGCCCTGGACGCCGAGTCGCGGATGGGCGAGGAGATCGACTCGCTTGCAGACGCGGTGAACTTCGGAGTGGCCCCCGCGGTCGTGCTCTACGTGACGATGCTGCCCTCGCAACCGGCGGGCTGGGTCGTGGTGATGCTCTACGCCGTATCAATTGTGTTGCGGCTGGCCAGATTCAATGCCCTGCTCGACGATGCCACCCAGCCCGCGTTCACCAAGGAGTTCTTCGTCGGCGTCCCGGCACCGGCGGGTGCGATCTGCGCGCTGGGACCGCTGGCGGCCAAGCTGCAATTCGGTTCGGGATGGTGGACGTCGCCGTGGTTCGTCTGCGCCTGGATCACCGCGTGTTCGATGCTGCTGGTCAGCAGGCTCCCGATGCGCAAGATGCACGCGGTCTCGGTGCCGCCGAATCTGGCCGCGCTGCTGCTGGCCGGGCTCACCATCGTCGCGGCCGCCGCGCTGCTGTTCCCCTACATCCTGATCATGGTGATCATCGCCGCTTATCTCTGCTACATCCCGTTCTCGGTGCGCAGCCACCATTGGCTGGCCGCGCATCCCGAGGCGTGGGGCGAGAAGCCCAAGCAGCGACGAGCCACCCGGCGTGCGATCCGCCGGGCCCAGCCCAACCGCCGGTCGGTGGCGCGGCTCGGGCTGCGCAGGCCGACCGGTCGGTCATGA
- a CDS encoding SDR family NAD(P)-dependent oxidoreductase: MSSDGKWTTGDIPDQSGRVAVVTGANTGLGYHAAAALAQAGAHVVLAVRNLEKGNLALAKISAAHPSADVTLQELDLTSLASVRAAATKLRKAYPRIDLLVNNAGVMWTPKELTADGFELQFGTNHLGHFALTGLLLDTLLPVRGSRVVTVSSMGHRFRAAIHFDDLQWEHGYDRFAAYGQSKLANLLFTYELQRRLAGKNTVAVAAHPGSSSTELGRNAPTLIKPLFALAGPLLFQGAAMGSLPTLRAATDPGVEGGQYYGPDGLGEQRGHPKVVSSSAQSHDEDLQRRLWSVSEELTGVTYPV; the protein is encoded by the coding sequence ATGAGCTCCGACGGCAAATGGACCACCGGCGACATACCTGACCAGAGCGGCCGCGTTGCGGTCGTCACCGGCGCGAACACCGGCCTCGGCTATCACGCCGCCGCCGCGTTGGCCCAGGCCGGCGCCCACGTCGTGCTGGCCGTGCGCAATCTGGAGAAGGGCAATCTGGCACTGGCGAAGATCAGCGCCGCCCACCCCAGCGCCGACGTCACGTTGCAGGAACTCGACCTCACCTCGCTGGCGTCGGTGCGCGCCGCCGCAACCAAGCTGCGCAAGGCTTACCCGCGCATCGATCTGTTGGTCAACAACGCCGGGGTGATGTGGACACCGAAGGAACTCACCGCCGACGGGTTCGAATTGCAGTTCGGCACAAACCATCTCGGCCACTTCGCGTTGACCGGACTGCTGTTGGACACCCTGCTCCCGGTCCGCGGGTCGCGGGTGGTGACCGTCAGCAGCATGGGCCATCGGTTTCGCGCCGCGATCCACTTCGACGACCTGCAGTGGGAGCACGGCTACGACCGGTTCGCCGCGTACGGCCAGTCCAAGTTGGCCAATCTGCTGTTCACCTACGAGTTGCAGCGCCGGCTGGCCGGCAAGAACACCGTCGCCGTCGCCGCGCACCCCGGGTCGTCCAGCACCGAACTGGGCCGCAATGCGCCGACGTTGATCAAGCCGCTGTTCGCGCTGGCGGGTCCGCTGCTGTTCCAGGGTGCGGCGATGGGCAGCCTGCCGACGCTGCGCGCCGCCACCGACCCCGGCGTCGAGGGCGGCCAGTACTACGGCCCCGACGGCCTGGGCGAGCAGCGCGGCCACCCCAAGGTGGTCTCGTCCAGCGCCCAGTCGCACGACGAGGACCTGCAGCGCAGGCTGTGGTCGGTGTCCGAGGAGTTGACCGGCGTCACGTATCCGGTCTGA
- a CDS encoding phosphatidylserine decarboxylase, translating into MARRPRSTADNPTISPQHVVSLLRQTVPPVHPAGLPFISAGLGLALVGRRSRWLRRVGLLAAGACAGFFRHPPRVPPTRPGVVVAPADGQVCLIESAAPPPELEMGEAELTRVSIFLSVFDAHVQRAPVGGEVIAVQHRPGLFGSADLPDASESNERNSVWIRTEDGVDVVAVQIAGLVARRIVCNANVGDKLSIGDTYGLIRFGSRLDTYLPAGARVSVSLGQRAVAGETVLAELP; encoded by the coding sequence GTGGCACGACGTCCTCGCTCGACCGCCGACAACCCGACGATCAGCCCGCAGCATGTGGTGTCGCTGCTCCGGCAGACCGTTCCACCCGTGCATCCCGCGGGCCTGCCGTTCATTTCCGCTGGCCTCGGCCTGGCGCTGGTCGGCCGCCGCTCGCGCTGGTTGCGCCGCGTGGGCCTGCTGGCCGCCGGCGCCTGTGCGGGCTTCTTCCGGCACCCGCCGCGGGTGCCACCCACCCGGCCGGGCGTGGTCGTCGCGCCGGCCGACGGCCAGGTCTGCCTGATCGAGTCGGCCGCGCCACCGCCCGAGCTGGAGATGGGCGAGGCGGAACTCACCCGGGTCAGCATCTTCCTGTCGGTATTCGATGCCCACGTGCAGCGCGCCCCGGTCGGCGGCGAGGTGATCGCCGTGCAGCACCGGCCCGGCCTGTTCGGCTCGGCCGATCTGCCCGACGCCAGCGAGAGCAACGAGCGCAACAGCGTCTGGATCCGCACCGAAGACGGGGTGGACGTCGTGGCCGTACAGATCGCCGGCCTGGTGGCCCGCCGCATCGTCTGCAACGCCAACGTCGGCGACAAGCTGTCGATCGGTGACACCTACGGGTTGATCCGCTTCGGTTCCCGGCTCGACACCTACCTTCCGGCCGGCGCACGGGTATCGGTCAGCCTCGGGCAGCGCGCGGTTGCCGGCGAGACGGTGCTGGCCGAGTTGCCGTGA
- a CDS encoding M24 family metallopeptidase — translation MTDESARAERLLDAQAKAAQLFEEIEARGLIRPGVGEKELSDEIRDLAAELLGVKAHWHRRIVRAGENTLQPFKEHPPDRVIAEGDIAFLDLGPIFEEWEADFGRTFVLGDDPHKLALRDALPRVWDGGRAYFDSHEHVSGAELYEHVVALAHDEGFEFGSPIAGHLLGEFPHKKVVGNDAQWYVTPGSSKPMRRTDPQGRVCHWILEIHLNDPARRIGGFYEQLLDIG, via the coding sequence GTGACCGACGAGAGCGCCCGCGCCGAACGGCTGCTCGACGCCCAGGCCAAGGCGGCGCAGTTGTTCGAGGAGATCGAGGCGCGCGGCCTGATCCGGCCCGGTGTCGGCGAGAAGGAACTGTCCGACGAGATCCGCGACCTGGCCGCCGAACTCCTCGGCGTCAAGGCCCACTGGCATCGGCGCATCGTGCGGGCGGGCGAGAACACCCTGCAGCCGTTCAAGGAGCATCCCCCGGACCGGGTGATCGCCGAGGGTGACATCGCTTTCCTCGACCTCGGCCCCATCTTCGAGGAGTGGGAGGCCGACTTCGGCCGCACCTTCGTCCTCGGCGACGACCCGCACAAGCTCGCGCTCCGCGACGCACTACCCCGAGTGTGGGACGGCGGTCGCGCCTACTTCGACAGCCACGAGCACGTCAGCGGCGCCGAGTTGTACGAGCACGTCGTGGCACTCGCCCACGACGAGGGCTTCGAGTTCGGCAGCCCGATCGCCGGCCACCTGCTCGGGGAGTTCCCGCACAAGAAGGTCGTCGGCAACGACGCCCAGTGGTACGTGACGCCGGGGTCGAGCAAGCCGATGCGCCGCACCGACCCGCAGGGCCGGGTCTGTCATTGGATCCTGGAGATCCACCTGAATGACCCGGCTCGCCGGATCGGCGGGTTCTACGAGCAGTTGCTCGACATCGGTTAG
- a CDS encoding AAA family ATPase, translating into MTSPARLTLTARLNTSAVDSRRGVVRLHPNAIAALGIREWDAVSITGARTTTAVAGMAGPTTPVGTVLLDDVTLSNAGLSEDTAVIVDAATVYGARSVTLSGSTLTTQSLPSATLRQALLGKVLTVGDAVSLLPRDLGPGTSTSAATRALASAVGISWTSELLTVTGVDPAGPVSVQPNSLVTWGNGVAAEPVAAPVVSESPKITVHDLKGVDAQAAKLTEWLKLALDEPHLLQTLGATTNLGVLVTGPAGVGKTTLVRAVCAGRRLVELDSPEVGALAADDRLQRVTAAVQKVVDGGGVLLIADIDALLPATAEPVAALILGELRKAVAAPSVAVIVTSSVPENLDPRLRSPEICDRELVLSLPDAPTRTALLQSLLKSVPIDDLDFGEISDRTPGFVVADLAALVREAALRAAARASADGSAPKLTQDDLVGALSVIRPLSRSAAMEVSVGSVTLDDVGDMVETKQALTEAVLWPLQHPDTFARLGVQPPRGVLLYGPPGCGKTFIVRALASTGRLSVHAVKGSELMDKWVGSSEKAVRELFGRARDSAPSLVFLDEIDALTPRRGQSFDSGVTDRVVAALLTELDGIEPMNDVVVVGATNRPDLIDPGLLRPGRLEKLVFVEPPDAQARVDILRAAGKSIPLHDVDLEALAADLDGYSAADCVALLREAALTAMRRSVDAAQITAADVAEARKNVHPSLDPAQLANLRAFAAQR; encoded by the coding sequence ATGACGTCACCGGCTCGGCTGACCCTGACGGCCCGGCTGAACACCTCGGCCGTCGACTCTCGCCGTGGCGTCGTCCGCCTGCACCCCAATGCCATTGCAGCCCTCGGCATTCGAGAGTGGGACGCGGTATCGATCACCGGCGCCCGAACCACGACGGCGGTGGCCGGGATGGCCGGTCCGACGACACCGGTCGGCACCGTGCTGCTCGATGACGTGACGTTGTCCAACGCGGGCCTCAGCGAGGACACCGCGGTGATCGTCGACGCCGCCACCGTGTACGGCGCGCGATCCGTGACGCTGAGCGGCTCGACACTGACCACCCAGTCGCTGCCGTCGGCAACGCTGCGACAAGCGTTGCTGGGCAAGGTCTTGACGGTCGGCGACGCGGTCTCGTTGCTACCGCGCGACCTGGGGCCGGGCACCTCGACGTCGGCCGCCACCCGGGCATTGGCCTCCGCGGTGGGCATCAGCTGGACCTCGGAGCTGTTGACGGTGACCGGTGTAGACCCTGCCGGCCCGGTGAGCGTGCAGCCGAATTCGCTCGTCACGTGGGGCAACGGGGTAGCCGCCGAACCCGTTGCCGCGCCGGTGGTTTCGGAGTCGCCGAAAATCACCGTGCACGACCTCAAGGGTGTCGACGCACAAGCGGCCAAGCTGACCGAATGGCTCAAGCTCGCACTCGACGAACCGCACCTGCTGCAAACCCTGGGCGCCACCACCAATCTCGGCGTGTTGGTGACGGGACCCGCCGGAGTCGGTAAGACGACGCTGGTGCGCGCCGTCTGCGCTGGGCGCCGACTGGTCGAGCTGGACAGCCCTGAGGTCGGCGCGCTGGCCGCTGACGACCGCTTACAGCGCGTCACCGCGGCGGTGCAGAAAGTGGTCGACGGCGGCGGAGTACTACTGATCGCCGACATCGACGCGTTGCTGCCCGCCACCGCCGAACCGGTGGCGGCGCTGATCCTCGGGGAACTCCGCAAAGCTGTTGCCGCCCCGTCGGTCGCGGTGATCGTCACCTCGTCGGTCCCGGAGAACCTCGATCCGCGGCTGCGCTCCCCCGAGATCTGCGACCGCGAACTCGTGCTGAGCCTGCCCGATGCGCCGACCCGCACCGCGCTGCTGCAAAGCCTGTTGAAGTCGGTGCCCATCGACGATCTCGATTTCGGTGAAATATCCGACCGTACACCGGGTTTCGTCGTCGCGGACCTTGCCGCCCTGGTGCGCGAGGCCGCATTGCGCGCCGCGGCACGGGCCAGCGCCGACGGCAGCGCGCCGAAGCTGACGCAGGACGATCTGGTCGGCGCGCTGAGCGTGATCCGGCCGCTGTCCCGGTCGGCCGCGATGGAGGTCTCGGTCGGCTCGGTGACCCTCGACGACGTCGGCGACATGGTCGAGACCAAGCAGGCCCTGACCGAGGCGGTGCTGTGGCCGTTGCAGCATCCCGACACCTTCGCGCGCCTCGGCGTGCAGCCGCCACGCGGCGTGCTGCTGTACGGGCCGCCGGGCTGTGGCAAGACCTTCATCGTCCGCGCCCTGGCCAGCACCGGGCGGCTGTCGGTGCACGCCGTCAAAGGCTCTGAGCTGATGGATAAATGGGTCGGCTCGTCGGAGAAGGCCGTGCGCGAATTATTCGGCCGAGCACGGGATTCCGCGCCGTCGCTGGTATTTCTCGACGAAATCGACGCGTTGACGCCCCGCCGCGGTCAGAGCTTCGACTCGGGCGTCACCGACCGGGTGGTAGCGGCGCTGCTCACCGAACTCGACGGCATCGAGCCGATGAACGATGTCGTGGTGGTCGGTGCCACCAACCGGCCCGACCTGATCGATCCGGGCCTGCTGCGGCCCGGCCGGCTTGAGAAGCTGGTGTTCGTCGAACCACCCGATGCTCAAGCGCGCGTGGATATTCTGCGTGCGGCGGGCAAGTCCATCCCGCTGCACGACGTGGATCTCGAGGCACTGGCCGCCGACCTGGACGGCTACAGCGCCGCCGACTGCGTGGCGCTGTTGCGCGAAGCCGCGCTCACCGCGATGCGCCGTTCGGTCGACGCGGCCCAGATCACCGCCGCCGACGTGGCCGAGGCCCGTAAGAACGTGCACCCGTCGCTGGACCCCGCACAACTGGCCAACCTGCGGGCGTTCGCCGCGCAGCGTTAA